The proteins below are encoded in one region of Myxococcales bacterium:
- a CDS encoding LD-carboxypeptidase has translation MPRSFISPRVIHQGSTLAIVAPSGPFDTDIFRQAEARLAARYSLRYRQDIFSKDGFSAGNDKRRIEELVQALHDPEVDGILCARGGYGATRLLDSLDLDLIRREKKSLIGFSDITALHALWAEAGLQSFHAPMMASLAKMSDDDFEDWISVIEGSTPKAFDDLEVLVPGSATGPLLGGNLAVLCSLLGTPHFPPIDGAILFLEDIGEAPYRIDRMLTQLRQAGIFERIAALVFGAFTNCDNDSSPKAIDAVLRDFSQSLSIPTASGMPHGHPPFDRRAIVLGAQASLALLFQESQAVLRF, from the coding sequence ATGCCTCGATCGTTTATTTCGCCCCGCGTTATCCATCAAGGAAGCACTCTTGCCATTGTAGCGCCCTCGGGCCCATTTGATACCGACATCTTTCGTCAAGCTGAAGCGCGCCTCGCCGCCCGCTACAGCCTACGCTATCGGCAAGATATTTTCAGCAAAGATGGTTTTTCGGCCGGAAATGACAAAAGACGTATCGAAGAACTTGTCCAAGCCCTTCACGATCCAGAAGTTGACGGCATCCTATGCGCACGCGGCGGCTATGGCGCAACGCGCTTGTTGGATAGCCTTGATCTCGACCTTATCCGTCGAGAAAAGAAAAGCTTGATCGGCTTTAGCGACATCACGGCACTGCATGCCTTGTGGGCCGAAGCAGGCTTGCAAAGTTTTCATGCACCGATGATGGCGAGCCTTGCCAAAATGAGCGACGATGACTTTGAAGACTGGATATCTGTCATCGAAGGCAGCACCCCCAAAGCTTTCGATGACCTTGAAGTGCTTGTCCCGGGCAGCGCCACAGGCCCTCTGCTCGGCGGAAACCTGGCCGTCTTATGCTCCTTGCTTGGCACCCCACATTTCCCACCCATCGATGGCGCTATTCTCTTCTTGGAAGACATCGGCGAGGCTCCCTACCGCATCGACCGCATGCTCACCCAGCTCCGGCAAGCCGGCATCTTTGAACGCATAGCCGCCCTAGTCTTCGGAGCTTTCACGAACTGCGATAACGACAGCTCCCCTAAAGCCATCGATGCAGTCCTACGCGACTTTAGCCAAAGCCTAAGTATCCCCACCGCCTCCGGCATGCCCCATGGCCACCCACCTTTTGATCGGCGCGCCATTGTACTTGGAGCACAAGCAAGCTTGGCTCTTTTGTTCCAAGAGAGCCAAGCTGTACTGCGGTTTTAG